The genomic region TGGCGCGACGGTGAAGACGTGATGTTCGACGAGACGTATGTGCACTGGGTCAAGAACGAAACCGAGCAGACTCGGGTCATCCTGTTCTGTGACGTCGAGCGGCCATTGAGCAACCGCCTGATGACCTCGATCAACCGCTCGGTCAGTGCCTTCCTCGGGCGTGCCACTGCGCCACAGAACGTCGATGAAGAGCGTGTCGGCGGGATCAACCAGGCCTATGCCTGGAGCAAACGCTTCAGTGACAGCTTCAGCGGCGTGGTCAAACAGTGGAAGCGCAAGCATCCCAAGGCCTACCGCGTGATGCGTCCGGTGCTGGCGGTATTGGTCGCCTGGGCCTTGGGCTACTGGCTGTTCGGCTGACCTGTTGCAATGGATGTCGAGCGCTGGTTATAGTCAGCGCTCGGTGCGTCCCCTGATTCACCGTCGTTCCCCCTTCAAAGAAGATCTGCAGATGCCGGCTTCCTCCTTCAACGCGGTCGTCGTTCCAGCGCTCAACGCTGGCGTAGTGCCGTGCGGGAGCCAGCAACCCGTGCAGATCAGTCATTACCCACCACCTGTCAGTAGCACGCCGGTGTGCGCCGTCGTATCGCCGCCAGGCGTTGTTGGCATTCGGGGCTGATCAGCAAGCGTTGCTGTTCTCCTGCCTGCCCGCCTGAAAAAAACTACTGAATCTTCAGCTTCACCGCTGAGTTGGCATTTGCCTGAATCACAGGTGGTATCCATGTTGGTCATTTCAAAGCAATCCGCGACTGCGGCGGCTTCGACGAGTCTGTTCGTGCTGCTCTGGAGCAGCGGGGCGATCTTCTCCAAGTGGGGCCTGGCCCATGCCTCGCCGTTCGCCTTTCTGCTGGTGCGTTTTTCCATAGCCCTGCTGGGCTTGCTGTTGCTGGTACCGTTGCTCAAGTTGAAGCTGCCCAGAAGCGGCAAGCCGCTGCGCCATGCCGTGGCGACGGGGCTGGTGTTGCTCGGCGCCTACCAGATCTTCTATCTGTTGGCGCTGGACCTGAAGGTCACGCCGGGTGTCATGGCGACGATCATGGGCGTGCAGCCGATCCTCACGGCGGTACTGATGGAGCGCCAGCGCTCCTGGAGCCGGATGTTCGGCCTGGGGCTGGGCCTGGCCGGGCTGATCCTGGTGGTCTACCAGGGCATCGGCCTGGCGGGCATGTCGCTGGCCGGGATGTTCTTCGGCCTGCTGGCGCTGGCGAGCATGACCTTCGGCTCGATCATGCAGAAACGCATCACCGACAATCCCCTGGGCACGCTGCCGGTGCAGTACCTGGCCGGGTTGCTGTTGTGCGGGGTGCTCGTGCCGTTCCAGCCGTTTCATGTCGAAACCAATAGCGGCTTCATCATTCCGGCGCTGTGGATGGGGCTGGTGGTGTCGGTGCTGGCCACGTTGTTGCTGTACCGGCTGATTGCTCGGGGCAACCTGGTGAATGTCACCAGCCTGTTCTACCTGGTGCCGGCGGTAACGGCGATCATGGATTACCTGGTCTTTGGTAATCGATTGGCGTGGTTGAGCATGCTGGGTATGGGGCTGATTATCGTCGGCCTGGTGTTTGTGTTCCGCAAGGCAGCTTAAGGCGTCTGTTTCGGCCCATTCGCGGGCAAGCCACGCTCCTACAGGTCCACAAATCCGGTGGACGACGCCATCCTGTAGGAGCAGGCGGTGCGGCGATCCGACTTGCCCGCGAAGGGGCCATTGAGTCTCTACAAGGCTACCGGCCTGCCACGGCGCTGGCCTTCACCACCGCTGGCTTCAGCACCAGCCACAACGCCAGCGCAATCAACACCCCGCCATACAGATGCGCCATCGACAGCGGTTCATCGAGCAGCAACGCCCCCCATAAGACCCCGAACGCCGGGATCATGAAGGTCACGGTCATCGATCTGACCGGCCCGATGTTACTGAGCAGCTTGAAGTACATGATGTAGGCGAATGCGGTGCAAATCAGACCCAGGCCGAGCAACGCGCCCCAGACTTCCAGGCCGCCCCAGCTGGCTGGCGGCTGGGTGATGGCGCTTACGCCAAAGAACGGCAGGATCACCAGTGTCGCGCCGAACATGCTGCCCATGGCCGACAGCCGCGGGTCTAGCCCACCCTGGTGATCGAGCCAGCGCCGGGTGAGGAATCCGGCGACCCCATAGCTGGTGGTGGCCAACAGGCAGGCACTCGCGCCGATCAACAGGTCGAGGTTGAAAGTGACCGGGCCGGCACGGGTCAGTACCGCGACGCCGAACAACCCGAGGAAAATTCCCAGCAGCTTGTTCAGGCTGAGCCTTTCGTGAAAGAACAGGCCGCCGATCAGCACGCCCATCAACGGTGTGGTCGCGTTGAAAATCGACGAATATCCAGCCGGCAGCACTTTGGCCGCTACCGAGTAAAGCGTTGCCGGCAGCCCCGAGTTGATCACCCCGAGCAGCAGGCAGACCTTGAACTTGCCCTTGAAGTCCCATTTGACCCGCATCAGCGCCAGGATCGCCAGCAAGCCGACGGCGGCGATCGACACACGAAAAAACGCGGTGGGAAACGCCCCCAGCACAGGAGCAATGATACGCATGAACAGAAAACTGGCGCCCCAGATGGCGGCCAGGCTGAACATGCGCACAATATCGACGGGATTCACGGTGGGGCATCCTTGGCAGGGTAGGGCGAGCCAGTGTGTCGGGATGTTATCGCCAGGGCAAGGTTGCACAACAGGAGGACTGGCTTCTAAGCTCAATGGGCTTGCGCTCAGAATAACTATCGAAAAATCCCGCAGAGGTTTGACTATGCCGCAGCAATGGCCGGCCGCCGATATCGCCCGCATGATCCTGGAGGGTTTCGATAACTATCGCGAGCATTTTCGCCAGATCACCGATGGTGCCCGGGCCCGCTTCGAAGGTGCGCGCTGGCAGGACGCGCAGGCAGCGTCGGCGGCACGGATCAATCTCTACGAGGAGAAGGTTGCAGAGGTCAACGCCCGTCTGCGGGCCGGGTTCGAGGTCGACGCGTTGCTCGACGTCGGTATCTGGCCGCTGGTGAAAAGCGCCTATATCAGCCTGATCGACCTGCGTTTCGACGATGAACTGGCGGAAACCTGGTACAACTCGGCCTTCTGCAGCCTGTTCAGCCACGATCTGATCAGCGACGGCTGCATGTTTATCCACACCACCCGGCCGTCATTGCGACGGTCACGGACGGCACAGACCCGGATCTATCGCCCGCAAGGCGAACTGGCGGGCATGCTCGAACAGATCTTCACCGACTATCGTTTCAGCGAAGACTACGCCGACCTGCCTGGGGATCTGCAGCGGCTCGATATGCAACTGCGCGAAAGCCTGCCGGACTGGGTGTGCAAGGACCCGGAACTCAGCGTCGAGCTGTTTTCCTCGGTGCTCTATCGCAACAAGGGTGCCTACCTGGTGGGCCGCATCTATACCCACGAAGAGCAGTGGCCGTTGGTGATTCCGCTGCTGCACCGTGAGGGCCGCGGTATTCGCATCGATGCGTTGATCACCGATGAAGCCGAAGTTTCGATCATCTTCTCTTTCACCCGCTCCTATTTCATGGTCGATGTGCCGGTGCCGGGAGAGTTCGTCGGCTTTCTCAAGCGCATTCTGCCGGGCAAGCACGTGGCCGAGTTGTACACCTCGATCGGTTTCTACAAGCACGGCAAGTCGGAGTTCTACCGGGCCTTGATCGATCACCTGGCCAGTACCGACGACCGTTTCATCATGGCGCCCGGTGTGCGCGGGATGGTCATGAGCGTGTTCACCCTGCCGGGCTTCAACACGGTGTTCAAGATCATCAAGGACCGCTTCTCACCCTCGAAGAACGTCGATCGGGCCACGGTGATCGAGAAGTATCGTCTGGTGAAAAGCGTCGACCGGGTCGGGCGCATGGCTGATACCCAGGAGTTCGCCGACTTCCGCTTTCCCCTGGGCAAGTTCGATCCGGCGTGCCTTGAGGAACTGCTGGAGGTGGCGCCGTCCACCGTGCAGGTCGAAGGCGAAACGGTGCTGATCCGCCACTGCTGGACCGAACGGCGGATGACGCCACTCAACCTGTACCTGGAAAACGCCAACGCAGCCCAGGTGCGCGAAGCCCTGGACGACTACGGCCTGGCGATCAAGCAATTGGCGGCGGCGAATATCTTCCCCG from Pseudomonas asplenii harbors:
- a CDS encoding DMT family transporter, with product MNPVDIVRMFSLAAIWGASFLFMRIIAPVLGAFPTAFFRVSIAAVGLLAILALMRVKWDFKGKFKVCLLLGVINSGLPATLYSVAAKVLPAGYSSIFNATTPLMGVLIGGLFFHERLSLNKLLGIFLGLFGVAVLTRAGPVTFNLDLLIGASACLLATTSYGVAGFLTRRWLDHQGGLDPRLSAMGSMFGATLVILPFFGVSAITQPPASWGGLEVWGALLGLGLICTAFAYIMYFKLLSNIGPVRSMTVTFMIPAFGVLWGALLLDEPLSMAHLYGGVLIALALWLVLKPAVVKASAVAGR
- a CDS encoding DMT family transporter produces the protein MLVISKQSATAAASTSLFVLLWSSGAIFSKWGLAHASPFAFLLVRFSIALLGLLLLVPLLKLKLPRSGKPLRHAVATGLVLLGAYQIFYLLALDLKVTPGVMATIMGVQPILTAVLMERQRSWSRMFGLGLGLAGLILVVYQGIGLAGMSLAGMFFGLLALASMTFGSIMQKRITDNPLGTLPVQYLAGLLLCGVLVPFQPFHVETNSGFIIPALWMGLVVSVLATLLLYRLIARGNLVNVTSLFYLVPAVTAIMDYLVFGNRLAWLSMLGMGLIIVGLVFVFRKAA
- the aceK gene encoding bifunctional isocitrate dehydrogenase kinase/phosphatase yields the protein MPQQWPAADIARMILEGFDNYREHFRQITDGARARFEGARWQDAQAASAARINLYEEKVAEVNARLRAGFEVDALLDVGIWPLVKSAYISLIDLRFDDELAETWYNSAFCSLFSHDLISDGCMFIHTTRPSLRRSRTAQTRIYRPQGELAGMLEQIFTDYRFSEDYADLPGDLQRLDMQLRESLPDWVCKDPELSVELFSSVLYRNKGAYLVGRIYTHEEQWPLVIPLLHREGRGIRIDALITDEAEVSIIFSFTRSYFMVDVPVPGEFVGFLKRILPGKHVAELYTSIGFYKHGKSEFYRALIDHLASTDDRFIMAPGVRGMVMSVFTLPGFNTVFKIIKDRFSPSKNVDRATVIEKYRLVKSVDRVGRMADTQEFADFRFPLGKFDPACLEELLEVAPSTVQVEGETVLIRHCWTERRMTPLNLYLENANAAQVREALDDYGLAIKQLAAANIFPGDMLLKNFGVTRHGRVVFYDYDEICFLTEANFRHIPPPRTPEDEMASEPWYSIGPLDVFPEEFPPFLFADREQRRLFDQLHGELYDADYWKGLQEAIRAGKVIDVFPYRRRALDGD